The following proteins are encoded in a genomic region of Leucoraja erinacea ecotype New England chromosome 23, Leri_hhj_1, whole genome shotgun sequence:
- the LOC129708163 gene encoding voltage-dependent calcium channel gamma-5 subunit: MLCGKTSCGRKALTLLSSVFAVCGLGLLGVAVSTDYWLYLEEGAFSPLNMTTEVKMSLHSGLWRVCFLAGKERGHCFTIEYVMPMNIQLTSESTISILKMIRSSTPFPLVSLFFMFIGFVLNNIGHIRPHRTILAFVSGIFFILSGLSLVVGLVLYISNINDEILNRTPDSESYFHYKYGWSFAFSAISFLLTESAGVMSVYLFMKRYTAEEIYRPRPSFYRPRLSNCSDYSGQFLHPETWPRGRSPSDISSEASLQMNASYPALLKCPDYDQMSSSPC, from the exons ATGTTGTGTGGAAAGACGTCGTGTGGCAGGAAAGCTCTGACTCTTCTGAGCAGCGTGTTTGCTGTGTGCGGCCTAGGTCTGCTCGGAGTAGCGGTTAGCACGGACTACTGGTTATATCTGGAGGAAGGGGCCTTTTCCCCCCTAAACATGACGACAGAAGTCAAGATGTCTCTGCACTCTGGCCTGTGGAGAGTCTGTTTCTTGGCAG GAAAGGAGCGTGGGCATTGCTTTACCATCGAGTACGTGATGCCGATGAATATACAGCTGACCTCGGAGTCTACCATCAGTATTTTAA aaatGATCCGATCATCCACCCCTTTCCCACTGGTCAGCCTGTTTTTCATGTTCATTGGCTTTGTGCTGAATAACATTGGACACATCAGACCTCACAGGACCATCTTGGCATTTGTGTCGGGGATCTTCTTTATACTTTCAG GATTGTCGCTCGTTGTCGGGCTGGTGCTCTACATATCCAACATCAACGATGAGATTTTGAACAGAACTCCAGACTCAGAAAGCTATTTCCACTACAAGTATGGATGGTCCTTTGCCTTTTCAGCGATATCCTTCCTCCTGACTGAG agtgctggagtaatgtccGTCTACCTTTTTATGAAGCGATACACTGCCGAAGAGATCTACAGACCTCGCCCAAGCTTCTACAGACCAAGGTTGAGCAACTGCTCTGACTACTCCGGCCAATTCCTCCACCCAGAAACCTGGCCTCGTGGGCGCAGTCCCTCTGATATTTCCAGTGAAGCTTCCCTCCAGATGAATGCCAGCTACCCGGCCCTTCTCAAATGCCCAGATTATGACCAGATGTCCTCCTCGCCCTGCTGA